The Gemmatimonadota bacterium genome has a window encoding:
- the lon gene encoding endopeptidase La, with protein sequence MAEVKALQEIQTNLREDSVIESVAVLPVRNLVVYPHMAAALVADRPGSVKALDEALQQDKMVLILAQRDPETDRPTPDDLYKFGTLVRIYKTMKLPGDSLHAVVHGVSRARVLEVLETEPIMRARAELQTERKNESMEGKALAHNLAEQFQRLIELVPTMSEELRIPLLNLEDQPSKMADFIAFNLKISLEDQQAMLELSDVKDRLKALTFLIAHEIEVAETGSRIQSQVEDKMGKAQREYYLREQMKAIRRELGEDGEGQGEDLSDLREKIDEAGLPDIARVEAEREFQRLERIPSISPEYSTLRTYLEWLSELPWSVSSEDQLDIERAREILDEDHYGLEKIKDRILEHLAVRSLKPDLKGSILCFVGPPGVGKTSLGKSIARALDRRFVRISLGGVHDEAEIRGHRRTYIGALPGRIIQSIRKAGTNNPVFMLDEIDKLGRDFRGDPSSALLEVLDPEQNDTFTDHYIDLPFDLSNVMFVTTANMLAGIPEPLRDRMEVIELSGYTEEEKIEIARRYLVPRELETHGLSTEDVVFDDRAIGRIIADYTREAGLRNLERKIRTVARKSARSVAEGKAPPIPVSEDDLHRYLGPPEYFSETAERTGEPGVAIGLAWTPAGGEIMFVEASKMSGGKGLTLTGQLGDVMKESARAALTYVRSHATDWQIDPAFFAGHDIHIHLPVGAIPKDGPSAGVALVTVLTSLFTGRPVRNDLAMTGEVTLRGKVMPVGGIKEKVLGAMRAGITTIILPRRNEKDLDDVPEAVKEKLGFCLVDHIDQVLELALMDGPVEDEPVDAPESDEAWAESLEGGVTVAPRDVNLN encoded by the coding sequence ATGGCCGAGGTCAAGGCACTCCAGGAAATCCAGACGAATCTGCGGGAAGACTCGGTGATCGAGTCCGTCGCCGTGCTGCCCGTGCGCAACCTGGTCGTGTATCCCCACATGGCCGCCGCGCTGGTGGCCGACCGGCCGGGTTCCGTGAAGGCGCTGGACGAAGCGCTGCAGCAGGACAAGATGGTCCTGATCCTGGCGCAGCGGGACCCCGAGACGGACCGGCCGACACCGGACGATCTCTACAAATTCGGAACACTGGTCCGGATCTACAAGACGATGAAACTGCCCGGAGACAGCCTCCACGCGGTCGTACACGGAGTCTCGCGCGCCCGGGTGCTGGAAGTGCTCGAAACCGAACCCATCATGCGTGCCCGGGCGGAGCTTCAGACTGAGCGGAAGAACGAGTCCATGGAAGGCAAGGCCCTGGCCCACAACCTGGCGGAGCAGTTCCAGCGGCTGATCGAACTGGTCCCGACCATGTCCGAGGAGTTGCGGATTCCCCTGCTCAATCTGGAGGACCAGCCCTCCAAGATGGCCGATTTCATCGCCTTCAACCTGAAGATCTCCCTCGAAGACCAGCAGGCCATGCTGGAACTGAGCGACGTCAAGGACCGGCTGAAGGCGCTTACCTTCCTGATCGCCCACGAAATCGAGGTGGCGGAGACGGGCAGCCGCATCCAGTCACAGGTCGAGGACAAGATGGGCAAGGCCCAGCGCGAGTACTATCTCCGTGAGCAGATGAAGGCCATCCGGCGGGAACTCGGTGAAGACGGCGAAGGTCAGGGTGAGGACCTGTCCGATCTGCGCGAGAAGATCGATGAGGCGGGCCTGCCGGATATAGCCCGGGTGGAGGCGGAGCGCGAGTTCCAGCGCCTGGAACGCATCCCGTCCATCTCTCCCGAGTATTCGACGCTGCGGACCTATCTCGAATGGTTGTCGGAACTGCCCTGGTCGGTCTCGTCGGAGGATCAACTGGACATCGAGCGCGCCCGGGAGATCCTGGACGAAGACCACTACGGCCTGGAGAAGATCAAGGACCGCATCCTCGAACACCTGGCCGTGCGCAGCCTGAAGCCGGACCTGAAGGGTTCCATCCTGTGCTTCGTCGGACCGCCGGGGGTCGGCAAGACCTCTCTGGGCAAGTCCATCGCCCGCGCCCTGGACCGCCGGTTCGTGCGCATTTCGCTGGGCGGCGTGCATGACGAGGCGGAGATCAGGGGGCACCGCAGGACCTACATCGGCGCGCTGCCCGGCCGCATCATCCAGAGCATCCGCAAGGCGGGCACCAACAACCCGGTGTTCATGCTGGACGAAATCGACAAGCTCGGACGGGACTTCCGGGGAGATCCCTCCTCGGCGCTCCTCGAAGTGCTCGACCCGGAGCAGAACGACACCTTCACCGATCACTACATCGATCTGCCCTTCGACCTGTCCAACGTCATGTTCGTGACCACGGCCAACATGCTGGCCGGCATTCCGGAGCCGCTACGCGACCGCATGGAGGTCATCGAGCTGTCTGGATACACGGAAGAGGAGAAGATCGAGATCGCCCGGCGCTACCTCGTCCCCAGGGAACTTGAGACGCACGGGCTGTCCACCGAGGACGTGGTCTTCGACGACCGGGCGATCGGCCGGATCATTGCCGACTACACCCGGGAGGCGGGCCTGCGCAACCTGGAGCGCAAGATCCGTACGGTGGCCCGCAAGTCGGCCCGTTCTGTCGCCGAAGGAAAGGCGCCCCCGATCCCGGTGTCCGAAGACGACCTTCACCGGTACCTGGGGCCGCCGGAGTACTTCTCCGAGACCGCGGAGCGCACCGGCGAACCCGGCGTGGCCATCGGCCTGGCCTGGACCCCTGCCGGCGGCGAAATCATGTTCGTCGAAGCCAGCAAGATGTCCGGCGGCAAGGGCCTGACGCTTACGGGCCAACTGGGCGACGTAATGAAGGAATCCGCCCGGGCCGCGCTCACGTACGTGCGGTCGCACGCCACGGACTGGCAGATCGACCCGGCGTTCTTCGCCGGGCACGACATCCACATCCATCTGCCCGTGGGCGCCATACCCAAGGACGGACCCTCCGCCGGCGTCGCGCTCGTGACGGTACTGACCTCCCTGTTCACGGGCCGGCCCGTACGGAACGACCTGGCCATGACCGGCGAGGTCACCCTCCGCGGGAAGGTCATGCCCGTCGGCGGCATCAAGGAAAAGGTCCTCGGGGCGATGCGGGCCGGTATCACCACCATCATACTGCCCCGACGGAACGAGAAAGACCTGGACGACGTGCCCGAGGCCGTCAAGGAGAAGCTCGGATTCTGCCTGGTCGACCATATCGACCAGGTCCTGGAACTGGCGCTCATGGACGGACCGGTCGAAGACGAGCCCGTCGACGCACCGGAAAGCGACGAGGCGTGGGCGGAAAGCCTGGAAGGCGGGGTGACGGTTGCGCCCCGGGACGTGAATCTGAACTGA
- a CDS encoding VOC family protein produces MIRQITAALACAALIAAACGQSDTSDTSEAPAPPEEESAPVNPMNEYGMTASNVFLYYADVEAATTFYTRTLGFAVAADYGFAKILRVGPSSFITLVDEEMGMHSASDPKTVAIALITDQLDEWWDYMKDQDVEMRFPYNPVEGRPHHGFVAIDPEGYLLEFERFNEHAENEMLIPVLNETETIYPAEGVSDVPPGLGFKATVVWFYYKDMPAIQAFYEDVMGFDLIVDQGWTKIYRISPSGYMGLVDETRGMHNFTEKKAVTMSFWTDRIDDWYAYVSGHGSFEMRSEKVEETDRYRAFVAYDPEGYFLEWNVFKDAPDNETLHRMLRGEE; encoded by the coding sequence ATGATTCGCCAGATCACCGCCGCGCTGGCCTGCGCGGCGCTCATAGCCGCGGCGTGCGGACAGTCCGATACGTCCGATACGTCCGAAGCACCCGCGCCGCCCGAAGAGGAGTCCGCACCCGTGAATCCGATGAACGAATACGGCATGACGGCCAGCAACGTTTTCCTGTACTACGCCGACGTGGAAGCGGCGACGACGTTCTACACCCGGACACTGGGCTTCGCCGTAGCGGCCGATTACGGGTTCGCCAAGATCCTCCGCGTGGGGCCGAGTTCCTTCATCACCCTCGTCGACGAAGAGATGGGCATGCACAGCGCCAGCGATCCCAAGACCGTCGCCATCGCCCTCATCACGGACCAGTTGGACGAGTGGTGGGACTACATGAAGGACCAGGACGTGGAGATGCGCTTCCCGTACAACCCGGTCGAGGGACGCCCCCATCACGGATTCGTGGCCATCGACCCCGAGGGCTATCTCCTGGAGTTCGAGCGGTTCAACGAACACGCCGAGAACGAGATGCTGATCCCGGTGCTGAACGAGACCGAGACCATCTATCCCGCCGAAGGAGTGTCCGACGTGCCTCCGGGACTGGGTTTCAAGGCGACCGTGGTGTGGTTCTACTACAAGGACATGCCCGCGATCCAGGCCTTCTACGAGGATGTCATGGGCTTCGACCTGATCGTGGACCAGGGGTGGACCAAGATCTACCGCATCTCACCCTCGGGCTACATGGGCCTCGTGGACGAAACGCGCGGCATGCACAACTTCACGGAGAAGAAGGCCGTCACCATGTCCTTCTGGACGGACCGCATCGACGACTGGTACGCCTACGTCAGCGGCCACGGTTCCTTCGAGATGCGTTCGGAGAAGGTGGAGGAAACGGACCGCTACCGCGCCTTCGTCGCCTACGATCCAGAGGGCTACTTTCTCGAGTGGAACGTCTTCAAGGACGCGCCGGACAACGAGACCCTTCACCGGATGCTGCGGGGCGAGGAGTAG
- a CDS encoding GNAT family N-acetyltransferase: MAIIRPYNPERDQDAIIRVWREVHWITNDEQAKWAPQFMEKARTDVAEVNGEAECQASSTDGTFRYLDEDLTMSAIVGVTTSRIARKQRLAQRVTAHRIAQDAANGVEICTLTMFEQGFYDLMGFGTGPYGHRVRFDPADLTIDRPFRVPRRLKADDWEMIHAAMINRRLTHGGCRLYPAELLQVELNHAEKSFLLGYCDGPGGELTHFFWASDHEEHGPSYIYMMAYQDHDQFLELLALMRSLGDQIRLFQMVEPPDVQLQDLIKQPFRARMVSEKGSFNTLIRGDGYWQARICDLEACMAKTRLDGPTARFNLALEDPIEKYLDADAPWRGLSGEYVVTLGPKSSAKSGTDPALPTLTASVGAFTRMWLGVRPATGLAVTDDLDGSPELLSALDRTLRLPVPGLCGWEY; the protein is encoded by the coding sequence ATGGCGATCATCCGGCCCTATAACCCGGAACGCGACCAGGACGCGATTATCCGGGTCTGGCGGGAAGTCCACTGGATCACAAACGACGAACAGGCCAAGTGGGCGCCTCAGTTCATGGAGAAAGCCCGGACCGACGTGGCTGAAGTGAACGGTGAGGCGGAGTGCCAGGCCTCTTCGACCGACGGCACGTTCCGGTACCTCGACGAAGACCTCACCATGTCCGCCATCGTGGGGGTGACGACCAGCCGGATCGCCCGGAAACAGCGCCTCGCCCAGCGGGTCACCGCGCACCGTATCGCCCAGGACGCGGCGAACGGCGTGGAGATCTGCACGCTGACCATGTTCGAACAGGGATTCTACGACCTGATGGGGTTCGGTACGGGTCCCTACGGACACAGGGTACGCTTCGATCCCGCCGACCTCACGATAGACCGTCCGTTCCGGGTTCCCAGGCGCTTGAAGGCCGACGACTGGGAAATGATCCATGCCGCCATGATTAACCGCAGGCTGACCCACGGCGGCTGCAGGTTATATCCCGCGGAGTTGTTGCAGGTCGAGCTGAATCATGCGGAGAAATCCTTCCTTCTGGGGTATTGCGACGGCCCCGGCGGCGAACTGACCCACTTCTTCTGGGCCAGCGACCATGAAGAACACGGCCCAAGCTACATCTACATGATGGCCTACCAGGACCACGACCAGTTCCTGGAACTGCTCGCGCTCATGAGATCGCTCGGCGACCAGATCCGGCTCTTCCAGATGGTCGAACCCCCTGACGTGCAGCTCCAGGACCTGATCAAACAGCCCTTCCGTGCCAGGATGGTGTCCGAAAAGGGATCCTTCAACACCCTGATTCGGGGTGATGGCTACTGGCAGGCCCGGATCTGCGACCTGGAAGCCTGCATGGCCAAGACCCGCCTGGACGGGCCGACGGCGCGGTTCAACCTGGCTCTGGAAGACCCGATCGAGAAGTATCTGGACGCAGACGCGCCCTGGCGCGGACTGAGCGGCGAGTACGTTGTTACGCTTGGCCCGAAATCCAGCGCCAAATCCGGCACTGACCCCGCCCTTCCCACGCTGACCGCCTCGGTGGGCGCCTTCACCCGCATGTGGCTCGGTGTCCGTCCCGCCACCGGCCTGGCCGTCACCGACGACCTCGACGGTTCCCCCGAACTGCTGTCCGCGCTGGACCGGACCCTGCGCCTGCCCGTGCCGGGGTTGTGCGGGTGGGAGTACTAG
- a CDS encoding AbrB/MazE/SpoVT family DNA-binding domain-containing protein has product MFLKVTSKRQVTFPARVLDALGVGPGDQIEISEGPDGFILKPRRIDYSRLGTLKGKLRRGHGTFDIQAFREQPYDPSLRD; this is encoded by the coding sequence ATGTTTTTAAAAGTCACATCTAAACGACAGGTCACCTTCCCCGCCCGGGTTTTGGATGCCCTCGGCGTAGGTCCCGGAGACCAAATCGAAATCAGCGAGGGGCCGGATGGTTTCATTCTCAAGCCCCGGCGTATTGACTATTCCCGTCTAGGGACATTGAAGGGTAAACTCAGACGTGGCCACGGTACGTTCGATATTCAAGCCTTCCGCGAGCAACCCTATGACCCGTCGCTTAGGGATTGA
- a CDS encoding type II toxin-antitoxin system VapC family toxin encodes MTRRLGIDTSVLVLLITEDPEAEFEDCVEKLRSLVEDSGDEIFVSNQVIGEAYVAVQLHYGVTKAEARSSLLNTLQSGLVSPLNGPTVIAALEAKGGPGLFDRLIANDYARTGLEVLTLDRKMASLPDVNRL; translated from the coding sequence ATGACCCGTCGCTTAGGGATTGATACCTCGGTGCTTGTACTTTTAATCACAGAGGATCCGGAAGCTGAATTCGAAGACTGCGTGGAGAAGCTCCGTTCGCTGGTTGAAGATAGTGGTGACGAGATATTCGTCTCGAACCAGGTCATCGGTGAAGCTTACGTTGCCGTGCAACTGCATTACGGAGTAACCAAGGCCGAAGCCCGGTCCTCGTTGCTCAATACGCTTCAAAGCGGTCTGGTCTCTCCGCTCAACGGTCCGACCGTCATTGCTGCTTTAGAAGCTAAAGGCGGACCAGGTCTGTTTGATCGTCTCATCGCCAACGACTACGCCCGCACCGGGCTTGAAGTCCTCACGCTGGACCGAAAGATGGCCAGTTTACCTGACGTGAACCGCCTGTAG
- a CDS encoding DUF1330 domain-containing protein: MPAYVISMMSVHDPDTYRKYTDWIPPIVKKHGGRFLTRGEEIACVEGRDYDGRMVILEFPSRAHAEAWYNDPAYQEAMKFRQAASTMNYLLIQAGGENTRDPDPKL, translated from the coding sequence ATGCCTGCTTATGTCATCTCCATGATGTCCGTCCACGATCCCGATACCTACCGGAAATACACCGACTGGATCCCTCCCATCGTCAAGAAACACGGAGGGAGGTTCCTGACGCGGGGCGAGGAAATCGCCTGTGTCGAGGGCAGGGATTACGACGGGCGGATGGTGATCCTGGAGTTTCCCAGCAGGGCGCACGCGGAGGCGTGGTACAACGATCCAGCGTACCAGGAAGCGATGAAGTTCCGCCAGGCCGCGTCGACGATGAATTACCTGTTGATTCAGGCGGGCGGCGAGAATACCCGTGATCCGGATCCGAAGCTGTGA
- a CDS encoding ABC transporter substrate-binding protein — protein MMQRWPAVLALAPLLSMAMALAVAACGSEDPTGPDPAPMPEPKPIVLGAAVAETGRLSTPGAEVSRGYRLAVEILNEMGGIGGRKVQLVIHDDGSDVDASVRLYQEMIASDSITAFLGPYGSAITEPVINVTESAGIPLVSAAAAAPDIWANRDRLWSVQMSNPGPTYLEGSVELAAQAGARTVALVWEDTAFPTAVAQGIRDAARTWGLDLVMEQAYAAGGADHEALAAMARDAGADLFIGGGYSDDAIAFARAVTVVEYRPLLTSLLLASGASFIGEAGAAGRCVIGNAAWDPSIRTEGYIATNDTFIRRYEAAYNKIPDYQAASGFGAVELLAEGINRAATPTGEIDRASIRDFLFATSKQTVLGPYGVYPLGDAQAGAQRDLKGIQIQWQDDGAGGLVSRIVHPPEVSQASLCFGR, from the coding sequence ATGATGCAAAGATGGCCTGCCGTATTGGCGCTGGCGCCGTTGCTGTCAATGGCGATGGCATTGGCGGTGGCCGCATGCGGCAGCGAAGATCCGACCGGTCCTGATCCGGCGCCGATGCCGGAACCGAAACCCATCGTGCTTGGAGCGGCTGTGGCCGAGACCGGTCGCCTCAGCACGCCCGGGGCAGAGGTCAGCCGCGGTTATCGGCTTGCCGTTGAAATCCTGAATGAGATGGGCGGGATCGGCGGACGGAAGGTGCAGTTGGTGATTCACGACGATGGGAGCGACGTGGATGCGAGCGTTCGCCTTTACCAGGAGATGATCGCCTCGGATTCCATCACCGCCTTTCTGGGTCCATACGGCAGCGCGATCACCGAACCTGTGATCAACGTGACGGAATCGGCCGGCATCCCACTCGTTTCCGCGGCTGCGGCGGCTCCCGATATCTGGGCGAATCGAGATCGACTGTGGAGCGTGCAGATGTCGAACCCGGGACCGACCTATCTCGAGGGTTCCGTGGAACTGGCCGCCCAGGCCGGTGCGCGCACGGTGGCGCTGGTCTGGGAGGATACGGCCTTTCCAACGGCGGTGGCCCAGGGCATTCGCGATGCGGCCCGGACCTGGGGGCTGGACCTCGTGATGGAGCAAGCCTATGCGGCGGGTGGCGCGGACCACGAGGCACTGGCGGCCATGGCGCGGGATGCGGGCGCCGATCTGTTCATCGGCGGAGGGTATTCCGACGACGCGATCGCGTTCGCAAGGGCCGTGACCGTCGTGGAATACCGACCGCTCCTGACGTCTCTCCTCCTGGCGAGCGGAGCATCCTTCATAGGCGAGGCGGGCGCGGCCGGGCGTTGCGTCATCGGCAACGCGGCCTGGGATCCATCGATCCGCACGGAGGGATACATCGCCACGAACGATACATTCATTCGACGCTACGAAGCGGCCTACAACAAGATACCGGACTACCAGGCCGCCTCGGGTTTCGGCGCCGTGGAACTGCTCGCGGAGGGCATCAACCGGGCCGCCACGCCCACCGGGGAAATCGACCGCGCGTCAATCCGCGACTTTCTGTTTGCCACCTCCAAACAGACCGTACTGGGACCCTATGGCGTCTATCCGCTGGGTGACGCCCAGGCCGGTGCCCAGCGCGACCTGAAGGGCATACAGATCCAGTGGCAGGACGACGGGGCGGGCGGCCTGGTCAGTCGCATCGTACATCCGCCGGAGGTCAGTCAGGCGTCTTTGTGCTTCGGGCGCTGA
- a CDS encoding serine hydrolase, with translation MRFFSNCFLSWLCRSGILYLLASSMVTFAQAPAHAQGTRGNVTGSAGSPGAEEAEEEDPVQRVLRERVDEYGQTVGVVAGIIRGINRYVYAHGTLNRGTIRRVSGMTVFEIGQLSSLYTTAMLSLMVQRGDVNLTDEVSAYLPDTVTVPATRAGNPILIEHLATHTSGLPRLPDNLVSSAPDDPLKGYSVELMYAFLDWYAEVQREGYDFPFDFEDPDGQGPDRQGLLDREGDDRSDTPGRDEPEDRYAYSDLGMGLLGHVLEQATGETYDILIRELLGDPLKLANTANASTPSMRTYLATGHDDARRPVPSWSDTTLVGGTGLRSNLLDMMTLVSASMGIIYALPEDFTEDDSTRYHASFDSLIVARNPADEEGVRTALGWKVSQDERGRDIHWLAGRTNGFYAFAAFLKQWRKGVVVLSNSSASVEDIGFHLLSARNPLAPPPRKVVHMTEDAYVACTGTYAFSPEFTVDITYSDGMLYGQPPGQPRSELVLESSGDFYLEEEDARITFVPDEEGYVDHFLFLQDGQTHRAERVR, from the coding sequence ATGCGGTTTTTCTCGAACTGTTTTCTCTCGTGGCTGTGTCGTTCCGGCATCCTGTATTTGCTCGCCTCGTCGATGGTGACGTTCGCACAGGCGCCGGCGCACGCGCAGGGCACGCGGGGCAATGTGACCGGCAGCGCGGGAAGTCCCGGCGCGGAAGAAGCCGAGGAAGAGGATCCCGTGCAGCGCGTGCTGCGGGAGCGCGTCGATGAATACGGCCAGACGGTGGGCGTCGTCGCCGGGATCATCCGCGGCATCAACCGGTACGTCTATGCCCACGGCACGCTCAACCGCGGCACGATCCGGCGCGTGAGCGGCATGACGGTCTTCGAGATCGGGCAGTTGAGCAGCCTGTACACGACGGCCATGCTGTCCCTCATGGTCCAGCGGGGAGACGTGAACCTGACCGACGAGGTGTCCGCCTATCTCCCGGATACGGTGACCGTCCCGGCCACGCGTGCAGGAAACCCCATCCTGATCGAGCACCTCGCCACCCACACCTCGGGACTGCCCCGCCTGCCGGACAACCTGGTTTCTTCAGCACCGGATGATCCGTTGAAAGGGTACTCGGTGGAATTGATGTACGCATTCCTCGACTGGTACGCGGAGGTACAGCGCGAAGGGTACGATTTCCCGTTCGATTTCGAAGATCCGGACGGCCAAGGTCCGGATCGCCAAGGTCTCCTGGATCGGGAAGGCGATGACCGTTCGGATACGCCAGGCCGCGACGAACCGGAGGACCGGTACGCCTATTCCGATCTCGGCATGGGACTACTGGGACACGTGCTCGAACAGGCCACCGGCGAAACCTATGACATTCTGATCCGGGAGTTGCTCGGCGATCCCCTCAAGCTGGCCAACACGGCCAATGCGTCTACGCCGTCCATGCGGACCTACCTGGCGACCGGACACGACGACGCCCGGCGGCCCGTTCCCTCCTGGTCCGACACGACCCTCGTAGGCGGTACGGGTCTCCGGTCCAACCTCCTGGACATGATGACCCTGGTGTCGGCCAGCATGGGGATCATCTACGCCCTTCCGGAAGATTTCACCGAAGACGATTCGACCCGCTACCACGCGTCCTTCGACAGCCTCATTGTGGCCCGGAATCCGGCGGATGAAGAGGGCGTCCGGACCGCGCTGGGATGGAAGGTAAGCCAGGACGAGCGGGGCCGCGACATCCACTGGCTCGCCGGTCGGACCAACGGGTTCTACGCCTTCGCCGCCTTTCTCAAGCAGTGGCGCAAGGGCGTCGTGGTCCTGTCCAACAGCTCCGCCAGCGTCGAGGACATCGGGTTCCACCTGCTGAGCGCCAGGAACCCCCTGGCGCCGCCCCCGAGGAAGGTCGTGCACATGACCGAGGACGCCTACGTGGCCTGCACGGGCACCTACGCCTTTTCCCCCGAATTCACCGTGGACATCACCTACAGCGACGGCATGCTCTACGGCCAGCCTCCCGGCCAGCCCCGGAGCGAGCTCGTTCTCGAATCGTCAGGCGATTTTTACCTGGAAGAAGAGGATGCCCGGATCACCTTCGTCCCGGACGAAGAGGGATACGTCGACCACTTCCTCTTTCTCCAGGACGGGCAAACTCACCGGGCGGAACGGGTGAGGTAG